One segment of Acetoanaerobium noterae DNA contains the following:
- a CDS encoding nucleotidyl transferase AbiEii/AbiGii toxin family protein yields MSSKAMSLKAKIKNLSKEKGISAQVFLQNYMFERFLERLSKSIYKDKFILKGGILIAAIVGIDNRATMDIDATIKNYPINIESITKAISEICNIYIDDDVTFTFSRIEAIRDDDDYGGYRVGIISKYDSIITPIHIDITSGDVITPKEIHYLFKMMFDNKSIEVWAYNIETILAEKVETILRRGQLNTRPRDFYDVYILAKTQPYDRVLFYEALKRTSEHRASIHILSNISRRIYELSESETLKERWIKYTKNYKYAVNISYENIIDVLNNLFQTRENI; encoded by the coding sequence ATGAGCAGTAAAGCAATGAGCTTGAAAGCAAAAATAAAAAATCTCTCTAAAGAGAAAGGCATATCGGCTCAAGTATTCCTACAAAATTATATGTTTGAGCGTTTTCTAGAAAGATTATCGAAATCTATATATAAGGATAAATTTATACTTAAAGGAGGAATTTTGATTGCAGCGATTGTAGGAATCGACAATAGGGCAACTATGGATATTGATGCTACCATAAAGAACTACCCAATAAATATAGAATCAATAACTAAAGCAATCTCTGAAATCTGCAATATTTATATTGATGATGATGTAACCTTTACATTCTCTAGAATAGAAGCTATTAGAGATGATGATGACTATGGTGGATATAGAGTAGGAATTATTTCAAAATATGACAGCATTATTACGCCTATTCATATCGATATTACATCAGGTGATGTAATTACACCAAAAGAAATACATTATCTATTCAAAATGATGTTTGATAATAAGAGTATTGAAGTATGGGCATACAATATTGAGACGATTTTAGCGGAAAAAGTAGAAACTATATTAAGAAGAGGTCAGTTAAATACACGCCCTAGAGATTTTTATGATGTATATATTTTAGCTAAAACTCAGCCGTATGATAGAGTGTTATTTTATGAAGCACTTAAAAGAACATCAGAGCACAGAGCATCAATACATATTCTTAGTAATATAAGTAGGCGAATTTATGAATTAAGTGAAAGTGAAACATTGAAAGAAAGATGGATTAAATATACTAAAAACTATAAGTATGCTGTTAATATATCTTATGAAAATATTATTGATGTGTTGAATAATTTATTTCAAACACGAGAAAATATATAA
- a CDS encoding type IV toxin-antitoxin system AbiEi family antitoxin domain-containing protein, producing MNYQNKLEKLLEKHNGTILSADIDENKIPRIYLQKMVAEGKLEKADRGVYVSIDSIEDEMYSLQTKYSKIIYSHETALYIHGLTDRTPFEYSVSFPSGYKVVPNVADKCKIYYIKNDLHQMGIISAISSFGNSISVYNIERTMCDLIRSRNRIDIQIINDSFKRFVKLKTTDYSLLMEYAKMLKVEKILKNYLEVLI from the coding sequence ATGAACTACCAAAATAAACTTGAAAAACTATTAGAAAAACACAATGGAACTATATTGAGTGCTGATATTGATGAAAACAAGATACCACGAATTTATCTTCAAAAAATGGTTGCTGAAGGGAAACTTGAAAAGGCAGATAGAGGAGTTTATGTGTCTATTGATTCTATAGAAGATGAAATGTATTCTCTACAAACAAAGTATTCAAAAATTATTTACTCACATGAGACGGCACTATATATTCATGGATTAACTGATAGGACGCCATTTGAATATTCAGTGTCTTTTCCAAGTGGTTATAAAGTTGTTCCAAACGTGGCAGACAAATGCAAAATTTACTATATAAAAAACGATTTACATCAAATGGGGATTATTTCAGCTATTAGTTCATTTGGAAACTCAATTAGTGTATACAATATTGAAAGAACTATGTGTGATTTAATTAGAAGTAGAAATCGTATAGATATACAAATAATTAATGATTCATTTAAACGATTTGTAAAATTAAAAACTACTGATTACTCATTACTTATGGAATATGCAAAAATGTTAAAAGTAGAGAAAATACTAAAAAATTATTTGGAGGTGCTGATATGA
- a CDS encoding SPL family radical SAM protein, whose product MHFTKVKGILSPRNGMNLYRGCTHGCIYCDSRSTCYQMNHKFEDIEVKENAIELLEDALKRKRKKCMIGMGAMTDPYIPEEINLKHTRKALEVVSKYGFGITLITKSNRVLRDLDLLKEINQKTKCVVQMTLTTYDEELCKKIEPNVSTTKERFEALLTLRDSGIPTVVWLTPLLPHINDTEENLLGILNYCKEAKVYGIICFGIGVTLRDGNREYFYAQLDKKFPNLKEQYIKEYGNSYIINSKNNAKLMKIFHEFCEKNKIEHKPDKIFGYLNEFEDKTEFEQLSFF is encoded by the coding sequence ATGCATTTTACAAAAGTAAAAGGAATTCTTTCACCCAGAAATGGAATGAACCTATATAGAGGATGTACACATGGCTGCATATACTGTGACTCAAGAAGCACCTGCTACCAAATGAACCATAAATTCGAAGACATAGAAGTAAAAGAAAATGCAATTGAGCTATTAGAAGATGCCTTAAAAAGAAAACGAAAAAAATGTATGATTGGCATGGGTGCAATGACAGATCCTTACATACCAGAAGAAATCAATCTAAAACACACAAGAAAAGCTTTAGAAGTAGTTAGTAAATATGGATTTGGAATTACCCTTATAACCAAGTCGAATAGAGTACTCAGAGATTTGGATTTACTAAAAGAAATAAATCAAAAAACTAAATGCGTAGTTCAAATGACACTCACGACCTACGATGAAGAGCTATGCAAAAAAATAGAACCAAATGTATCAACTACAAAAGAACGATTTGAAGCCCTATTAACATTAAGAGATTCAGGAATCCCTACAGTAGTATGGCTTACACCACTCCTACCTCATATAAATGATACAGAAGAGAACCTATTAGGAATACTGAATTATTGCAAAGAAGCAAAAGTGTATGGAATTATTTGCTTTGGAATAGGAGTGACACTACGTGATGGAAATAGAGAATACTTCTATGCTCAGCTAGATAAAAAATTTCCAAACCTAAAAGAGCAGTATATTAAAGAATATGGAAATAGCTATATAATAAATAGCAAAAATAACGCAAAACTCATGAAAATATTCCATGAATTCTGCGAGAAAAATAAAATTGAGCATAAGCCAGATAAAATATTTGGCTATCTCAATGAGTTCGAGGACAAGACTGAATTTGAGCAGCTGAGCTTTTTTTAA
- a CDS encoding CC/Se motif family (seleno)protein gives MKIDITEKAKAYMNQKSISTITFEKRVCSRGUAGPMVEAIVSPTPPQAGEDFNQYEVEGIKVYIDKGFEFTKEHAEVDLRGFLFLKEIILTNIKIVES, from the coding sequence ATGAAAATTGATATAACAGAAAAAGCTAAAGCATATATGAATCAAAAATCAATCAGCACAATAACTTTCGAAAAAAGAGTCTGTTCCCGTGGCTGAGCAGGGCCAATGGTAGAGGCTATAGTATCGCCTACACCTCCCCAGGCTGGAGAGGACTTTAATCAATATGAAGTAGAAGGAATCAAAGTATATATAGACAAAGGCTTTGAATTTACAAAAGAGCATGCAGAAGTTGATTTAAGAGGATTTTTATTTCTAAAAGAAATAATTCTTACAAATATTAAAATAGTTGAAAGCTAA
- a CDS encoding DUF4349 domain-containing protein, with protein MRNKKLSFVLVLFLVFNLIFAGCSSNKNESATEEVQNSAPDMATDSGSVAPQPEMEGIDYISDPKSIEPDKIITTVSIYMQTKDFMPTVEKLNSLIEKHKGYIETSNISYNNYVYSSALKHSEYTIRIPRENLSNFKNELTEIGNIISENTSKMDITKQYRDTQSRLKVLETKEARILALLEKAEKMEDIIALENQLSTIIYDKENLTANIMNMDDSVNYSTVNFQLEEVAKLSSGDNIKTPFGTRVMNALKESAYYARRFFEDAIIALIYFFPYGIVISIIGYLVLKIIKRRKGKSIRKDANKDQTPH; from the coding sequence ATGAGAAATAAAAAATTATCTTTTGTTCTAGTTTTATTTCTAGTTTTTAATCTTATTTTTGCTGGATGCTCATCAAACAAAAATGAATCTGCCACCGAAGAGGTTCAAAACTCAGCTCCTGATATGGCTACTGATTCAGGCAGTGTAGCTCCTCAACCAGAAATGGAAGGTATCGATTATATCAGTGACCCTAAAAGTATAGAGCCTGATAAAATTATTACCACTGTGTCTATCTATATGCAGACCAAGGATTTTATGCCTACTGTAGAAAAGCTTAATTCATTAATCGAAAAACACAAAGGCTATATAGAGACCTCTAATATATCCTATAACAACTATGTCTACAGCAGTGCCTTAAAACACTCTGAATACACCATAAGAATTCCTAGAGAAAATCTATCGAATTTTAAAAATGAACTAACTGAAATTGGAAACATTATTTCTGAAAACACTTCAAAAATGGATATAACTAAGCAGTATAGAGATACTCAGTCTAGACTTAAGGTACTAGAAACAAAGGAAGCTAGAATTCTTGCTCTGCTAGAAAAAGCTGAGAAGATGGAGGATATTATAGCACTTGAAAATCAGCTTAGCACTATAATTTATGATAAAGAAAATCTAACTGCAAATATTATGAATATGGATGACAGCGTAAATTACAGCACAGTTAATTTTCAGCTAGAAGAAGTTGCAAAGCTTAGCTCTGGAGATAATATCAAAACTCCATTTGGCACTAGAGTTATGAATGCACTTAAAGAATCAGCTTATTACGCTAGAAGGTTTTTTGAAGATGCTATCATAGCACTTATATATTTCTTTCCATATGGAATTGTGATTTCCATCATAGGATATCTTGTACTAAAAATTATTAAAAGAAGAAAAGGCAAATCAATTAGAAAAGATGCAAATAAAGACCAAACTCCACATTAG
- a CDS encoding HD-GYP domain-containing protein — protein sequence MRKIENIIKFSVGLVCIASIVAIVSNFILVPQIKTYYESNRSLVDEISVLHAETRLPIAVIENIKTQVEKDESAKMNDALKNAYAKNKLIIQVNIKKFNKLYGELGDNLTKIDKQTLGRHSNNLAPMKSTVDELTDKLNDINSTVSVAYIVDTDVEKLAKLFAEQDKSIKNLIEYQKNIENLMVKDITLIINAVIITLIGILFLLGVVILRFIQYDFSYMMKSLKVISSRKNLEDSLPKIKPYFDEEVQMMDYVETITAEKNFSDEISTLLTKYYIVDDVVDALFYKLRERLEIDRIGVAFVDYEGGKIIAEHGVIKSGEIKLGPGFEVSIESTRLKKIIDSGEPMIIDDLEAEHEDRPYSPSLELIRREGMLSNMIIPLMVSGSVFGMVFFSSRKKAFFNSETLRIGKGIINEIETLMNRAYFTKVVFSKMTSSFAELVEGKDTSTGEHIQRMVKYSVILAKGLKAQNIPGYDISEKYILEIERNAASHDIGKVSIPDAILKKPGALTPEEWQEMRTHAAVGADIFREIRESLKMFDKDFFKVAEEIARYHHEKWDGSGYPEGLKSHEIPLSARIVAIADVFDALTSKRVYKDAHGFNDAVETIKKGAGKHFDPNLVEVFLNELGAIRRIYEL from the coding sequence ATGAGAAAAATAGAAAACATCATAAAATTTAGTGTAGGATTAGTATGCATAGCTTCTATTGTAGCTATTGTGTCTAATTTTATTTTAGTGCCACAAATAAAAACCTACTATGAATCAAATAGATCCTTAGTAGATGAAATAAGCGTTCTTCACGCAGAAACTAGGCTTCCTATAGCAGTAATAGAAAATATAAAAACTCAAGTAGAAAAAGATGAATCTGCAAAAATGAATGATGCTCTAAAAAATGCATATGCAAAAAATAAGCTCATAATACAAGTGAATATAAAAAAGTTTAATAAGCTTTATGGGGAGCTGGGGGATAATCTTACCAAAATAGACAAGCAGACACTAGGAAGACATAGCAATAATTTGGCACCTATGAAAAGCACGGTTGATGAACTAACAGATAAGCTAAATGATATAAATTCTACGGTATCTGTGGCTTATATAGTTGATACTGATGTCGAAAAACTAGCTAAGCTTTTTGCAGAGCAAGATAAATCTATAAAAAATCTAATAGAATATCAAAAGAATATTGAGAATTTAATGGTTAAAGATATTACTTTAATTATAAATGCAGTCATAATTACCCTGATAGGAATACTGTTTTTATTAGGAGTAGTAATACTTCGTTTTATTCAATACGATTTTTCTTACATGATGAAAAGCCTAAAGGTAATATCAAGCCGTAAAAATTTAGAAGACTCACTTCCTAAAATAAAGCCATATTTTGATGAAGAAGTTCAAATGATGGATTATGTAGAAACAATAACTGCAGAAAAAAACTTCTCAGATGAAATAAGCACCTTACTAACAAAGTACTATATAGTAGATGATGTAGTAGATGCTTTATTTTATAAATTAAGAGAAAGACTTGAAATTGATAGAATAGGGGTTGCTTTTGTAGACTATGAGGGCGGAAAAATCATAGCCGAGCATGGGGTGATTAAGTCTGGTGAGATTAAGCTAGGACCAGGATTCGAAGTATCTATTGAATCTACAAGACTAAAGAAAATCATAGATTCTGGTGAGCCTATGATAATAGATGATTTGGAAGCTGAACATGAAGATAGACCATATAGTCCATCACTAGAACTCATCAGAAGAGAAGGTATGCTCTCCAATATGATAATCCCACTTATGGTGAGTGGTTCAGTTTTTGGAATGGTGTTCTTTAGCTCTAGAAAAAAGGCATTCTTTAACAGTGAAACCTTGAGAATAGGAAAAGGCATAATCAATGAAATTGAAACCTTGATGAATAGAGCATACTTTACAAAAGTAGTATTTTCTAAAATGACATCGAGCTTTGCAGAGCTAGTAGAAGGAAAAGACACATCTACAGGTGAACACATACAAAGGATGGTAAAATACTCAGTTATCTTGGCAAAAGGATTAAAAGCTCAAAATATACCAGGATATGATATTTCTGAGAAATATATTTTAGAAATAGAGCGTAATGCAGCTTCTCATGATATAGGAAAAGTATCTATTCCAGATGCAATACTTAAAAAACCAGGAGCGCTCACTCCAGAGGAATGGCAGGAGATGAGAACTCATGCAGCTGTAGGAGCTGATATATTTAGAGAAATAAGAGAAAGCTTGAAAATGTTTGATAAAGATTTTTTCAAAGTTGCTGAAGAAATTGCTAGATATCATCATGAAAAATGGGACGGCTCAGGATATCCAGAAGGGCTAAAAAGCCATGAAATACCTCTTTCAGCTAGAATAGTAGCAATAGCAGATGTATTTGATGCACTCACATCAAAAAGAGTTTATAAAGATGCCCATGGATTCAATGATGCAGTTGAAACTATTAAAAAAGGTGCAGGAAAACACTTTGATCCAAATTTAGTAGAGGTTTTTCTAAATGAATTAGGAGCTATAAGAAGAATATATGAACTCTAA